A window of the Helianthus annuus cultivar XRQ/B chromosome 4, HanXRQr2.0-SUNRISE, whole genome shotgun sequence genome harbors these coding sequences:
- the LOC110934119 gene encoding uncharacterized protein LOC110934119 encodes MVFKINPNPSFSFHICAHNTTEALSSLLHFRRPEKLRPATGATVFAGRSTPTLSEFLSISSQQVTGVTSGHDSDRRSDAGFSVKQLHTPPLVRLVKHPSHPPPPVASPNEGPATALATAHGGGSQEKERDKQLDRGGADARSLTAVLFRMMDDVIGDRRQQWQW; translated from the exons ATGGTGTT TAAAATAAATCCTAACCCTTCATTCTCTTTTCACATATGCGCACACAACACCACAGAAGCTCTGTCTTCTCTCCTGCATTTCCGGCGGCCGGAGAAGCTCCGGCCAGCCACCGGCGCGACCGTTTTTGCTGGCAGGTCAACCCCAACACTCAGTGAGTTCCTGTCTATCTCGTCACAGCAGGTCACCGGAGTGACCTCCGGCCACGATTCAGACCGGCGATCAGACGCCGGCTTCTCCGTCAAACAACTACACACCCCACCTTTAGTTCGCCTCGTTAAACATCCATCACACCCACCCCCACCTGTTGCATCGCCAAATGAAGGGCCAGCCACTGCCTTGGCGACGGCACACGGCGGCGGAAGtcaagagaaagagagagataaGCAGTTAGACAGAGGAGGAGCCGACGCACGTTCGTTAACAGCAGTATTGTTCCGG ATGATGGATGATGTTATTGGTGACCGACGGCAACAATGGCAGTGGTAG